A portion of the Bombus terrestris chromosome 3, iyBomTerr1.2, whole genome shotgun sequence genome contains these proteins:
- the LOC100648428 gene encoding F-box only protein 7 isoform X1 codes for MLKSILAEECTRTKLAPSLERILNDLDRESTHHDYIVALIIVLLAEAGFYLSSSYSDRPQCPKLLYIPKSWKSRDTGIYEMYFQLESVPDIECKLVVVPLGDTLILNFFPLMDGKTTYSISVQTLKYVNPYSSDLCGRYMNLKAISHRFKDQLSTPVRKDLFIKAGVMGPSLQTIPIELKFRILRLLDAYSITKMAQCCREFHDICSESQLWKDLLYRDFPGCYRTVSNGKDCYRFRLPLNCCSKKLIPGTYRKSYFVGRNYRKKVSPRRGDYAYETHPGPLIPLIGN; via the exons ATGTTGAAATCAATTTTAGCAGAAGAATGTACTCGTACCAAATTAGCACCATCGTTAGAAAGAATATTAAACGATTTAGACAGAGAATCCACGCATCACGATTATATTGTTGCTTTAATAATAGTATTGTTAGCAGAGGCTGGTTTTTATTTAtcatcgtcatatagtgaccgGCCACAATG TCCAAAACTACTCTATATACCAAAAAGTTGGAAATCGCGAGACACGGGAATATATGAAATGTATTTTCAACTAGAAAGCGTTCCTGATATAGAATGCAAACTAGTTGTAGTCCCTCTGGGAGACACAttgattttgaatttttttccccTTATGGATGGAAAAACAACTTACAGTATAAGTGTACAGACTCTGAAGTATGTTAATCCTTACTCGAGTGATCTTTGTGGACGGTACATGAATCTTAAAGCAATATCTCACAG GTTTAAGGATCAATTGTCTACACCAGTGCGTAAAGATCTATTTATCAAAGCTGGTGTGATGGGTCCTAGTCTTCAAACTATTCCAATTGAGTTGAAGTTCAGAATTTTAAGACTGCTAGATGCCTATAGTATAACAAAGATGGCACAGTGTTGTAGAGAATTCCATGATATATGCTCAGAATCACAATTATGGAAGGATTTACTATATAGAGATTTTCCAGGATGTTATCGTACAGTGTCAAATGGCAAAGACTGCTATCGTTTTAG ATTACCACTGAACTGCTGTTCCAAGAAACTAATTCCCGGAACATATCGGAAAAGCTATTTTGTTGGCCGTAATTACCGCAAGAag gtctcaccacgaagAGGTGACTACGCATACGAGACCCACCCTGGACCCCTAATCCCATTGATTGGAAATTGA
- the LOC100648428 gene encoding F-box only protein 7 isoform X2, producing the protein MLKSILAEECTRTKLAPSLERILNDLDRESTHHDYIVALIIVLLAEAGFYLSSSYSDRPQCPKLLYIPKSWKSRDTGIYEMYFQLESVPDIECKLVVVPLGDTLILNFFPLMDGKTTYSISVQTLKYVNPYSSDLCGRYMNLKAISHRFKDQLSTPVRKDLFIKAGVMGPSLQTIPIELKFRILRLLDAYSITKMAQCCREFHDICSESQLWKDLLYRDFPGCYRTVSNGKDCYRFRSHHEEVTTHTRPTLDP; encoded by the exons ATGTTGAAATCAATTTTAGCAGAAGAATGTACTCGTACCAAATTAGCACCATCGTTAGAAAGAATATTAAACGATTTAGACAGAGAATCCACGCATCACGATTATATTGTTGCTTTAATAATAGTATTGTTAGCAGAGGCTGGTTTTTATTTAtcatcgtcatatagtgaccgGCCACAATG TCCAAAACTACTCTATATACCAAAAAGTTGGAAATCGCGAGACACGGGAATATATGAAATGTATTTTCAACTAGAAAGCGTTCCTGATATAGAATGCAAACTAGTTGTAGTCCCTCTGGGAGACACAttgattttgaatttttttccccTTATGGATGGAAAAACAACTTACAGTATAAGTGTACAGACTCTGAAGTATGTTAATCCTTACTCGAGTGATCTTTGTGGACGGTACATGAATCTTAAAGCAATATCTCACAG GTTTAAGGATCAATTGTCTACACCAGTGCGTAAAGATCTATTTATCAAAGCTGGTGTGATGGGTCCTAGTCTTCAAACTATTCCAATTGAGTTGAAGTTCAGAATTTTAAGACTGCTAGATGCCTATAGTATAACAAAGATGGCACAGTGTTGTAGAGAATTCCATGATATATGCTCAGAATCACAATTATGGAAGGATTTACTATATAGAGATTTTCCAGGATGTTATCGTACAGTGTCAAATGGCAAAGACTGCTATCGTTTTAG gtctcaccacgaagAGGTGACTACGCATACGAGACCCACCCTGGACCCCTAA